A stretch of the Sulfolobus acidocaldarius SUSAZ genome encodes the following:
- a CDS encoding AIR synthase: protein MRFGKLNPKAFLHKLPIGNCVVCPGIGEDDAYVKVEGEYLVIHSDPITETGKDAGYLSVVVACNDVNMKGVECKSIITTLLLHDEESLSPVIDGISEACNILKCKVVGGHTEITKGLDRDIVVTTAFSFSNQVLRLSDARENDYIVLFGNPGIEGTWILANEYEDELSRLGVSRNLIERAKRFKYLIPVQDKVMKVKDYAISMHDATEGGIYQALLEVAQATNLRVVVEKEKIPLLEETVEITKALNINPLTLISSGAFIVIARDYEKLTRLGGVLIGKLKKDTPALEVNGEIYTEDFEEELVRFEGYNNGGR, encoded by the coding sequence ATGCGTTTCGGAAAATTAAACCCTAAAGCTTTCCTTCACAAACTACCCATAGGGAATTGTGTAGTATGCCCAGGCATAGGAGAAGATGATGCGTATGTAAAAGTAGAAGGCGAATATCTTGTTATACATTCTGATCCGATAACAGAAACAGGTAAGGATGCAGGATATTTGTCTGTTGTAGTTGCCTGTAATGATGTAAATATGAAAGGGGTTGAATGTAAGTCAATAATTACCACCCTTTTACTTCATGACGAGGAAAGTTTATCCCCTGTTATTGATGGGATAAGTGAGGCATGTAACATACTAAAGTGTAAGGTAGTTGGTGGACATACTGAGATAACCAAGGGATTAGACAGAGATATTGTAGTAACTACAGCTTTTTCATTTTCTAATCAAGTGTTACGACTCTCAGACGCTAGGGAAAATGACTATATAGTTCTTTTCGGTAACCCCGGAATCGAGGGTACCTGGATTTTGGCAAATGAATATGAGGATGAACTGAGTAGACTGGGAGTTAGTAGAAACCTCATTGAAAGAGCCAAGAGATTCAAGTATCTCATTCCAGTTCAGGATAAAGTTATGAAAGTTAAGGACTATGCAATATCAATGCATGATGCTACGGAAGGTGGTATTTATCAAGCATTATTGGAAGTGGCTCAAGCTACTAACCTAAGAGTAGTTGTTGAAAAGGAAAAAATACCTTTACTAGAAGAGACTGTTGAGATCACTAAAGCACTGAATATAAACCCACTCACATTAATTTCGTCTGGCGCCTTCATAGTTATAGCTAGAGACTACGAGAAATTGACTCGATTAGGAGGAGTTTTAATAGGTAAACTCAAGAAGGATACACCTGCACTTGAGGTAAATGGTGAAATCTACACTGAGGATTTTGAAGAGGAGTTGGTAAGGTTTGAAGGCTATAATAATGGCGGGAGGTAA
- a CDS encoding cobalamin biosynthesis protein CbiG: MIYWRRGIAVIYATADDSARKLWNIIKKEYPSVLFKYDDNLLGKVWNCYDALVFVMALGGAVRTVCKYAKSKDVDPSVIVVDDSLKFVIPLLGSHWGSNQLASEISRMLNATPVITTASEINQVTSVEELANLLVCKVINVNAIVRVTSALIRGEKVCVEGVDSLPEVKGNYVLGKDGECKYFVKVIKDVNENMGDDNIVYLRPLKLYVGIGAKKEASVEEIKDGIYFALGQLKVGLDRVLKVASVREVVEEVSKSLNIPFQKIDWETINSFNDECLTPPSEKLEELGIKGVAEISALIAGGPSAKLILRKISYKSKITVAIAGV; encoded by the coding sequence GTGATATACTGGAGGAGAGGAATAGCAGTAATTTACGCTACAGCTGATGACAGTGCACGAAAGCTCTGGAATATTATAAAGAAAGAGTATCCAAGTGTGCTTTTTAAATATGACGATAATTTGCTAGGCAAGGTTTGGAATTGTTATGACGCGTTAGTTTTTGTAATGGCATTAGGTGGAGCTGTAAGGACTGTATGTAAGTACGCTAAGAGTAAAGACGTAGATCCATCAGTTATCGTTGTTGATGATTCCCTGAAGTTTGTTATTCCTTTACTGGGCTCCCATTGGGGTTCAAACCAGCTTGCCTCTGAGATATCTAGAATGTTAAACGCCACGCCCGTAATAACCACAGCAAGTGAGATAAACCAGGTGACTAGTGTAGAAGAATTGGCAAATTTACTAGTATGCAAGGTTATTAATGTCAACGCGATAGTTAGGGTAACCTCAGCTTTGATTAGGGGAGAGAAGGTATGCGTTGAGGGCGTAGACTCTTTACCAGAAGTTAAGGGTAATTACGTATTAGGTAAAGATGGTGAATGTAAGTACTTCGTCAAGGTTATTAAAGACGTAAATGAGAACATGGGTGACGACAACATTGTGTATCTCAGACCATTGAAATTGTATGTGGGAATAGGCGCAAAGAAAGAAGCCTCTGTTGAGGAAATTAAGGACGGAATATATTTTGCTCTAGGTCAGTTGAAAGTAGGATTGGACAGAGTGTTGAAGGTAGCCTCGGTAAGGGAGGTGGTAGAGGAAGTCTCTAAAAGTCTAAATATTCCGTTTCAAAAGATCGACTGGGAGACTATAAACTCATTTAATGATGAGTGTTTAACCCCGCCCAGTGAGAAATTGGAGGAACTCGGAATAAAGGGCGTAGCTGAAATCAGTGCATTGATAGCAGGCGGTCCTTCTGCGAAGTTGATCTTAAGGAAAATAAGTTATAAGAGCAAAATAACAGTTGCAATAGCAGGTGTTTGA
- a CDS encoding cobalt-precorrin-6Y C(5)-methyltransferase — translation MFETLYIVGVGAGDPELITLKALKVIEKCKVVAGWQSVVSRFNLSGKELVYLNYKDQDRQIPDLVKRAREQDVAILDHGDPSVSDFQFIGRIRESCRQFDVKYEVIPGISSVLKALALVERDLSQVVFMTFHIRGELDYTQIDKSIALGRDLLIIPEPYSYGVKKIAERLVDLGLNPEMVVMERLSFTDEKVNHFMAKEILDMDLKFSDMSIVYVKLS, via the coding sequence GTGTTTGAGACGCTCTACATAGTGGGTGTTGGTGCAGGAGATCCTGAATTAATAACACTTAAGGCTCTAAAAGTTATAGAGAAGTGTAAAGTAGTTGCTGGCTGGCAGAGCGTGGTCTCTAGATTTAATTTATCAGGAAAAGAGTTAGTGTATCTAAATTATAAAGACCAAGATAGGCAAATACCGGATTTGGTAAAACGAGCCAGAGAACAAGATGTTGCTATACTAGACCATGGTGACCCCTCAGTTTCTGATTTTCAGTTCATTGGAAGGATCAGGGAATCATGCAGACAGTTTGATGTAAAATATGAGGTTATACCTGGGATATCCTCTGTGTTGAAAGCTTTGGCTTTAGTTGAGAGGGACTTATCTCAGGTAGTCTTTATGACTTTTCATATCAGAGGGGAATTAGATTACACTCAAATAGATAAGAGTATAGCCTTGGGCAGGGATTTATTGATAATCCCAGAACCTTATTCATATGGAGTAAAGAAGATAGCAGAGAGATTAGTTGATTTGGGTCTAAATCCTGAAATGGTTGTGATGGAGAGGCTTAGTTTCACTGACGAAAAGGTTAATCATTTCATGGCAAAGGAAATATTGGATATGGACTTGAAATTCAGTGACATGAGTATAGTTTATGTAAAATTAAGTTAG
- a CDS encoding cobalt-precorrin-2 C(20)-methyltransferase — MRQLYVIGLGPGDPNLITVRGSEILSKAEVVFVPYSTGTNRSLALSIVEKYSKAEIVTLGFPMKKDVNPKDLERIGEEICSKSKSLSAFVTLGDPSLYSTFFRVSNYLGCFNSVEIVPGVSSITACASKAFMPLAQGNEAIAIIPADRLDLISKVKQDFETIIVLKGNENLDKISEELKDEYDLLYARRCYLDGEKVIPWSENEYDKDYFSMLICRVRNNEKG; from the coding sequence ATGAGACAGTTATATGTTATAGGTTTAGGTCCTGGAGATCCAAATCTGATAACAGTAAGGGGTTCGGAAATTCTAAGTAAGGCTGAGGTCGTTTTTGTACCCTATTCGACTGGCACTAATAGGAGCTTAGCCTTGAGTATAGTGGAGAAGTACAGTAAGGCAGAGATAGTCACTTTGGGTTTTCCAATGAAAAAGGATGTCAACCCAAAGGATTTGGAAAGAATAGGAGAGGAAATTTGTAGTAAATCTAAGTCTCTTTCAGCTTTTGTTACCCTTGGAGACCCCTCTCTTTACAGTACATTTTTTAGGGTAAGTAATTATCTTGGGTGTTTTAATAGTGTTGAAATTGTTCCTGGTGTTTCGTCTATAACTGCATGTGCTTCAAAGGCTTTCATGCCTTTAGCCCAGGGAAATGAGGCTATAGCAATTATTCCCGCTGACCGATTAGATCTGATTTCAAAGGTTAAACAGGACTTTGAGACCATTATAGTATTAAAAGGTAATGAGAACTTGGATAAAATATCGGAGGAACTTAAAGATGAATATGATCTTCTGTATGCTAGGAGGTGTTATTTAGACGGGGAGAAGGTTATACCGTGGAGTGAAAATGAGTACGATAAAGATTATTTTTCAATGTTAATATGTAGGGTGAGAAATAATGAAAAAGGGTAA
- a CDS encoding GTP:adenosylcobinamide-phosphate guanylyltransferase, producing MKAIIMAGGKGSRISPYKPILEICGYPMYYWVYRSLREFAEEIYLAITPWSSLIFSEIPKVITYGNGYENDVIEAVRQVGFPVIVSPSDTPLIPKHVFMKLISDCRAQICSIKDVKDYVGISLWKSLKLNEYQDILVEEEILNVNTPEDYRKVKNICNNIDKK from the coding sequence TTGAAGGCTATAATAATGGCGGGAGGTAAGGGAAGTAGAATATCCCCATATAAACCAATTCTAGAAATATGTGGTTATCCTATGTACTATTGGGTTTATAGAAGTCTGAGAGAGTTTGCAGAGGAGATATACCTTGCAATTACCCCTTGGAGTTCCCTTATCTTCTCAGAAATTCCTAAGGTCATTACATATGGTAATGGTTATGAGAATGATGTTATCGAAGCTGTTAGACAAGTAGGATTTCCTGTTATAGTCTCACCTTCTGATACGCCCTTAATTCCTAAACACGTGTTTATGAAACTGATTAGTGACTGTAGGGCTCAAATCTGCTCCATTAAAGACGTAAAAGACTACGTAGGAATTAGCCTGTGGAAATCTTTGAAGTTAAACGAGTACCAGGATATACTAGTTGAGGAAGAAATCCTAAATGTAAACACTCCTGAAGATTATAGGAAAGTCAAAAATATATGTAACAATATAGATAAAAAGTAA
- a CDS encoding precorrin-4 C11-methyltransferase, giving the protein MKKGKVVFIGAGPGDPELITVRAKNVIEDADVVLYAGSLVNPQVLKWARKDAEIVNTASLTLEEITDIMIKKANEGKLIARLKSGDFSIYGALIEEIWALQDAGVPYELVPGITAAIATASVLGIELTLPKISQTVIITRASGAVPMEGSIKDYAPFLMKGASMAIYTGVQLIDKVVRELKEGGVPDDMPVIVVYKATWPEQKILKGTVGDIAQKVKAEKLTKGSMIIVGKVADPSRYKDQIRSSVYDPSHAHSFRPKKKVVDEA; this is encoded by the coding sequence ATGAAAAAGGGTAAAGTTGTTTTCATAGGTGCAGGTCCTGGAGATCCTGAACTTATTACTGTAAGAGCTAAAAACGTTATAGAGGACGCTGATGTAGTACTTTACGCTGGATCATTAGTTAATCCTCAAGTGTTAAAGTGGGCTAGGAAGGACGCTGAGATAGTAAATACAGCAAGCTTAACTTTGGAGGAGATAACTGATATAATGATAAAGAAAGCCAATGAGGGAAAGTTAATAGCTAGGTTAAAATCTGGAGACTTTTCCATATATGGCGCCCTTATAGAGGAGATTTGGGCTCTTCAAGATGCAGGAGTACCTTATGAATTGGTTCCCGGGATAACTGCTGCAATAGCAACCGCAAGTGTTCTAGGTATTGAGTTGACCTTACCTAAGATTTCACAAACAGTCATTATTACAAGAGCTTCCGGTGCAGTTCCGATGGAGGGTTCAATAAAAGACTATGCACCTTTTCTTATGAAAGGCGCTTCAATGGCAATATATACAGGTGTTCAACTCATAGATAAGGTAGTCAGGGAACTGAAAGAGGGGGGAGTACCTGACGATATGCCAGTGATTGTAGTGTACAAAGCAACGTGGCCAGAGCAGAAGATACTCAAAGGAACAGTTGGTGATATAGCTCAGAAAGTTAAGGCTGAAAAGTTGACGAAGGGCAGTATGATTATTGTGGGTAAGGTTGCGGATCCAAGTAGATACAAGGATCAAATAAGGTCTAGTGTATACGATCCTTCCCATGCGCATTCATTTAGACCGAAAAAGAAAGTGGTTGATGAAGCATAA
- the cbiT gene encoding cobalt-precorrin-6Y C(15)-methyltransferase (Catalyzes the methylation of C-15 or C-5 in cobalt-precorrin-6Y to form cobalt precorrin-7W), translated as MRVPGISDEEFIREEKIPMTKEEIRVLALSKARLFYGAKFLDVGSGTGSVSVEAGLIVGEKGKVYAVERDPQAVELTRKNVEKFSLKNVEIIEGEAPEVLNKINDELDSAFIGGTERLEEIIPVVSEKIKRGGMIVLDAILIESAVKALHTLSELGYKAEVIEVIVAKGMKTSKGYAMISRNPIFIIYGEKK; from the coding sequence ATGAGAGTCCCAGGTATTTCTGATGAGGAATTTATAAGAGAAGAGAAGATCCCTATGACTAAGGAGGAAATTAGAGTTTTAGCCCTTTCAAAGGCTAGGCTATTCTACGGAGCAAAATTCCTAGATGTGGGCAGTGGAACAGGTAGTGTTTCTGTAGAGGCAGGACTAATTGTTGGAGAGAAGGGTAAAGTGTATGCTGTTGAGAGGGATCCTCAGGCTGTAGAACTTACGCGGAAAAATGTTGAGAAATTCTCCCTTAAAAACGTGGAGATTATTGAGGGTGAAGCACCAGAGGTATTGAATAAAATAAATGATGAACTTGACTCTGCATTTATAGGTGGTACTGAAAGGTTAGAAGAGATCATACCTGTTGTCAGTGAAAAGATTAAAAGGGGAGGTATGATTGTCCTTGATGCCATTCTGATTGAAAGTGCAGTAAAGGCTTTACATACACTCAGCGAATTAGGCTATAAGGCTGAAGTGATTGAAGTAATAGTTGCAAAAGGAATGAAAACGAGCAAGGGATATGCTATGATTTCAAGAAACCCAATTTTCATAATATATGGTGAGAAAAAATGA
- a CDS encoding cobalt-precorrin-6A synthase has protein sequence MSTLKRFGITTGATAAAASKASVIFLLKNETPKSVTIPTPIGLRLEISVGNYSRKESEFCASAKKFSGDNPDILDGLEIIACSGRSNSQTITITAEEGVGTITRPGLKGDVGDKSISPIAKQMIIDAVKEVVTSGVYVKLYVPKGEELARNTMNPLVGVEGGISILGTTGIEYPVSDEDYIEHIKSEACVVKSTGNKTLVLAPGNTSFKFAREIYGDKVIKIGDNVGSSLKVAEELGFSHAILVSLPGKLVKVAAGMLNTHSKFGDARLETLTFSSVVAGISLEKIQKIVKSLSISEGLSYLTDEERQKVMKVVSDRALEKLKRVSKLKLGIIVISEDGKIMAKSGEV, from the coding sequence ATGTCAACACTTAAGAGATTTGGAATAACTACTGGTGCAACTGCTGCTGCAGCATCAAAGGCTTCAGTTATCTTTTTGCTTAAAAACGAGACACCAAAAAGTGTTACCATTCCAACACCTATTGGTTTGAGACTAGAAATATCAGTGGGAAATTACAGTAGAAAAGAGAGTGAGTTTTGTGCATCTGCAAAGAAGTTTTCTGGGGACAATCCTGATATACTGGACGGTCTTGAAATTATCGCATGTTCAGGTAGGAGTAACTCTCAAACCATAACCATTACAGCAGAAGAAGGGGTGGGCACAATAACCAGACCTGGACTTAAAGGAGATGTGGGAGATAAGTCCATTAGCCCAATAGCTAAACAGATGATTATTGACGCTGTAAAAGAAGTGGTAACTTCAGGTGTTTACGTAAAATTGTATGTGCCTAAGGGGGAGGAGTTGGCAAGAAACACTATGAACCCTTTAGTTGGAGTTGAAGGAGGTATTTCAATACTTGGTACTACAGGAATTGAATATCCTGTAAGTGATGAGGATTATATCGAGCATATAAAGTCTGAAGCATGTGTAGTAAAAAGTACAGGTAATAAAACTTTAGTTCTTGCTCCAGGAAATACTAGTTTTAAGTTTGCTAGGGAGATTTACGGTGATAAAGTCATCAAAATAGGGGATAACGTAGGTTCATCGTTAAAAGTAGCTGAAGAGTTAGGGTTTTCTCACGCGATTCTTGTCAGTTTACCTGGAAAACTCGTTAAGGTAGCTGCAGGAATGCTAAACACTCACAGTAAATTTGGTGATGCGAGGTTAGAGACTTTGACTTTCTCGTCAGTAGTAGCAGGGATTTCCCTGGAAAAAATTCAAAAAATAGTGAAATCCCTTTCCATCTCAGAAGGGTTATCATATCTCACAGATGAAGAACGACAGAAGGTTATGAAAGTAGTATCAGATAGAGCGCTCGAGAAACTAAAAAGAGTGAGTAAATTAAAACTGGGTATTATAGTTATCTCTGAGGATGGTAAAATTATGGCTAAGAGTGGTGAAGTATGA
- a CDS encoding bifunctional sirohydrochlorin cobalt chelatase/precorrin-8X methylmutase has translation MDTLSIIMRENTAVLILTHGSRRNTFVEDMGEVTTYVERKLGIPVYLTHNEFTEPNWRTRLNELLSHGYDHFIFALAFLGRGNHVAHDIMGELNVSDFYRWSETVYNGKRIYAYITKPLADSELVKLAIFYRIKSAFKDVEEGHYIEDPEEIEENTMNMIREKLREILSVFNDEELEVIARAVYASGNFELAKHVYISYDAIGSGLEALRSAIPILTDVKMVKAGIRWEQVENYLDNSSELAKKMGITRTAAAMRLGLNSSKIVVIGNAPTALLEVLRIHEERKVDIPLVVASPPGFTNASEVKEQLIKSGIPCIVVRGSYGGSNIAVAIINELIRRVRI, from the coding sequence TTGGATACCCTATCCATCATAATGCGAGAAAATACTGCAGTTTTAATTTTAACTCATGGTTCTAGAAGGAACACGTTTGTTGAAGATATGGGAGAGGTTACAACATACGTTGAAAGGAAACTGGGAATTCCAGTTTATCTAACACATAATGAATTCACTGAACCTAATTGGCGTACAAGATTAAATGAACTTTTATCACATGGTTATGATCATTTTATTTTTGCCTTAGCATTTCTCGGCAGGGGAAATCACGTAGCCCATGACATTATGGGCGAATTAAACGTTTCCGACTTTTACAGATGGAGTGAAACAGTATACAATGGAAAAAGGATTTATGCATATATAACCAAACCTTTAGCAGATTCTGAACTAGTTAAACTTGCAATTTTTTACAGGATAAAATCCGCATTTAAGGACGTCGAAGAAGGTCATTATATTGAAGACCCTGAGGAGATTGAGGAAAATACTATGAACATGATAAGAGAGAAATTGAGAGAAATTTTAAGCGTTTTTAATGATGAAGAGTTGGAGGTAATTGCAAGGGCTGTCTACGCATCTGGAAACTTTGAATTAGCTAAACATGTATACATATCTTATGACGCAATAGGGAGTGGTCTAGAAGCTTTGAGATCGGCTATACCAATACTAACTGATGTTAAAATGGTGAAGGCAGGTATTAGGTGGGAACAGGTCGAGAATTACCTTGATAACTCATCAGAATTAGCTAAAAAAATGGGTATAACCAGAACTGCAGCTGCAATGAGACTTGGGCTAAACTCATCAAAGATTGTTGTAATAGGCAATGCACCTACTGCTTTGCTAGAGGTGTTAAGGATTCATGAGGAAAGAAAGGTGGACATTCCGTTAGTTGTTGCGTCTCCTCCGGGATTTACTAATGCAAGCGAAGTAAAAGAACAACTGATAAAAAGTGGTATACCATGTATAGTAGTAAGGGGAAGTTATGGTGGAAGTAATATTGCAGTGGCAATAATTAATGAATTAATTAGGAGGGTCAGGATATGA
- a CDS encoding precorrin-3B C17-methyltransferase (catalyzes the formation of precorrin-4 from precorrin-3B and S-adenosyl-L-methionine) produces MKGKLYIVGVGPGSPEMRTIRAVQAIKESNVIVAYTTYADLVKDLTDGKEVITARMKEEIYRARTALEKAMEGNVVSLISSGDPQVYGMAGITLEMMYKNKIQVDFEVIPGVTAGLAAASRLGSPLSMDFASISLSDLLVPAEDILFRVRKAAEADFVIVLYNPINKPLLERAMKIISEYRKPETPVGIVKGAYRESEEVFTTTLSNWREYEDKINMITTVVVGNSHSYLWGNRILTPRGYERKYSLDVNT; encoded by the coding sequence ATGAAGGGCAAATTGTATATTGTAGGCGTAGGTCCTGGTTCACCAGAGATGAGAACGATTAGGGCAGTTCAAGCCATAAAGGAGAGTAATGTAATCGTTGCCTACACCACTTATGCCGATCTAGTGAAAGACCTAACTGACGGCAAGGAAGTCATAACTGCCAGAATGAAGGAGGAGATCTATAGGGCTAGAACAGCCTTGGAAAAAGCAATGGAAGGAAATGTTGTCTCTCTTATTTCAAGTGGTGATCCACAAGTTTACGGAATGGCTGGAATTACTTTGGAAATGATGTATAAGAATAAAATTCAGGTTGACTTTGAGGTAATCCCCGGTGTTACTGCAGGTTTAGCTGCAGCCTCTAGACTTGGTTCGCCACTATCAATGGATTTCGCCTCAATTAGTCTGAGTGATTTACTAGTTCCTGCAGAGGATATTCTATTCAGGGTGAGAAAAGCTGCAGAGGCAGATTTTGTAATAGTGCTGTATAACCCTATAAATAAGCCTCTTCTTGAAAGAGCCATGAAGATTATTTCAGAGTATAGGAAGCCTGAAACTCCTGTGGGAATAGTGAAGGGTGCTTATAGGGAGTCAGAAGAGGTATTTACAACAACGCTCTCGAACTGGAGAGAATACGAAGATAAAATTAACATGATTACTACAGTGGTTGTTGGGAATTCACATAGCTATTTGTGGGGAAATAGAATATTGACACCAAGAGGGTATGAGAGGAAATACAGCCTTGATGTCAACACTTAA
- a CDS encoding asparginase, with translation MKYKVPILGIHGGAGNWDKRNHERALVELEKALERGYDEFKRGSSLEAVVEAIAYMEDCGVFDAGVGSVKNSKGEVEMDAGLMHGNTLRAGAVASVKVKNPIREALKVLKNGRYVLLVGNRGEESLVAIETSIASPLRSGDTVGAVALDKEGNLVAGTSTGGISGKLPGRVGDSPIPGAGFYATERVAVSSTGIGEIILRTLPAKEVDIFVSLGISIEDSIRSVINKVTSIFGKDNIGMIGLDSKGFVSAHYNTVGMARGVKDSEVKRIYVFEGEL, from the coding sequence ATGAAATATAAAGTTCCCATTTTAGGTATCCATGGTGGAGCTGGCAATTGGGATAAGAGAAATCATGAAAGAGCTTTAGTCGAACTGGAGAAAGCTCTTGAAAGGGGCTATGACGAATTTAAGAGGGGATCAAGTCTCGAAGCTGTTGTGGAAGCTATAGCTTATATGGAGGACTGCGGAGTATTCGATGCAGGCGTAGGTAGTGTGAAAAATTCCAAAGGCGAGGTCGAGATGGATGCAGGGTTAATGCATGGTAACACATTAAGGGCAGGCGCTGTAGCATCTGTCAAAGTTAAAAACCCAATAAGGGAAGCTCTAAAAGTTCTCAAGAACGGAAGATATGTGTTATTGGTAGGTAACAGGGGAGAGGAATCCCTCGTCGCCATAGAAACTTCCATTGCATCTCCCTTAAGATCAGGCGACACTGTGGGTGCAGTAGCACTTGATAAAGAAGGTAATCTGGTTGCAGGAACTAGTACTGGCGGGATTTCGGGGAAATTACCCGGAAGGGTTGGAGATTCGCCTATACCCGGGGCAGGTTTTTATGCAACTGAGAGAGTTGCAGTTTCCTCCACTGGAATAGGAGAAATTATACTCAGGACATTACCTGCTAAAGAAGTTGACATTTTTGTATCATTAGGTATTTCTATCGAGGACTCCATCAGAAGCGTTATAAATAAGGTGACCTCGATTTTCGGTAAGGACAATATAGGAATGATTGGACTAGACAGTAAGGGTTTCGTTTCTGCTCATTATAATACTGTCGGTATGGCAAGAGGGGTAAAGGACAGTGAGGTAAAAAGAATTTACGTATTTGAGGGAGAGCTGTGA
- a CDS encoding membrane protein, translating into MANRIIVFFPVRGITAILYVFLALFLFIVSLSYFTYLFRLIGLSHGLAFVFSSLLTIFSFLFSSVNIVIKEVQRERELVPEVDVVYVFGIPLPVTRLSIKPRKTLIAINVGGCLIPLIISILLIYFAFHNLHNTILLVIDVIILIAASKYFSKVMEGVGVVMNPLIPPIIAGVFSVLLFLHNPYLVPISAYISSVFGTLIGADLLNIRSILEANPQIVSIGGMGTFDGIFLSGLFSIIIGELLLALII; encoded by the coding sequence ATGGCTAATAGAATTATAGTCTTCTTTCCGGTCAGGGGAATTACAGCGATTCTTTACGTATTCCTCGCCTTATTTCTGTTCATTGTCTCACTTAGTTACTTCACCTATCTATTTAGACTAATAGGACTCTCCCATGGACTAGCATTCGTTTTCTCTTCTTTATTAACAATCTTCAGCTTTTTATTCAGCTCCGTGAATATTGTTATCAAAGAGGTTCAAAGGGAAAGAGAGCTAGTACCAGAAGTAGATGTAGTTTATGTATTTGGAATCCCTCTTCCTGTTACAAGGTTATCCATAAAGCCTAGGAAAACATTGATAGCAATTAATGTGGGAGGATGCTTAATTCCCTTAATAATCTCGATTCTACTAATATACTTTGCTTTCCATAATTTACACAACACAATACTTCTCGTTATAGACGTTATAATCCTGATTGCAGCCTCCAAATACTTTTCAAAAGTCATGGAAGGTGTAGGAGTAGTTATGAATCCTTTAATTCCGCCAATTATTGCTGGGGTTTTCAGTGTTTTACTCTTTCTACATAACCCTTATCTAGTTCCTATATCGGCATATATCAGTAGTGTATTTGGCACACTAATTGGAGCAGATTTGCTTAATATAAGAAGTATACTAGAAGCTAACCCTCAAATTGTTAGCATAGGAGGAATGGGAACATTTGACGGAATATTCCTGTCAGGCTTATTCTCTATAATTATAGGAGAACTCCTTTTAGCCCTAATTATCTAA